In Paeniglutamicibacter kerguelensis, one genomic interval encodes:
- a CDS encoding 3-hydroxyacyl-CoA dehydrogenase family protein yields the protein MSEVSPALPAKVGVLGGGRMGAGIAHAFLVNGCDVVVVERDEASAQGARERVESAAAKSIERGSVDGNLGEMLTRFDVSVDYAAFADRELVVEAVPEIWDLKVSSLKNVEEHLAADAILASNTSSLSMSGLAAELQRPENFLGLHFFNPVPASTLIEVVIAKQSATELIERARGWVAGLGKTAVVVNDAPGFASSRLGVAIALEAMRMVEEGVASAEDIDNAMVLGYKHPTGPLKTTDIVGLDVRLGIAEYLHETLGDRFAPPQILRDLVEAGHLGRKTGKGFYDWS from the coding sequence ATGAGTGAAGTTTCCCCGGCCCTCCCGGCCAAGGTCGGCGTCCTCGGCGGCGGCCGCATGGGCGCCGGCATTGCCCACGCCTTTTTGGTCAATGGCTGCGACGTGGTCGTCGTCGAGCGCGACGAGGCTTCCGCACAGGGCGCCCGCGAACGCGTCGAGTCCGCAGCCGCCAAGTCAATCGAGCGCGGCTCGGTCGACGGGAACCTGGGCGAGATGCTCACCCGGTTCGACGTTTCGGTGGACTACGCGGCCTTCGCCGACCGCGAGCTCGTCGTCGAGGCCGTCCCGGAAATCTGGGACCTGAAGGTCTCCTCGCTCAAGAACGTCGAAGAGCACCTTGCCGCGGACGCGATCCTGGCCTCGAACACCTCCTCGCTGTCCATGAGCGGCCTGGCCGCAGAGCTGCAGCGCCCGGAGAACTTCCTGGGCCTGCACTTCTTCAACCCGGTGCCGGCCTCCACCCTCATCGAGGTTGTCATCGCCAAGCAGAGCGCCACGGAGCTGATCGAGCGCGCCCGCGGCTGGGTCGCCGGGCTGGGCAAGACCGCCGTCGTGGTCAACGACGCCCCCGGCTTCGCCTCCTCGCGACTGGGCGTTGCCATCGCGCTGGAAGCCATGCGCATGGTCGAAGAGGGCGTCGCAAGCGCCGAGGACATCGACAACGCCATGGTGCTCGGCTACAAGCACCCGACCGGCCCGTTGAAGACCACCGACATCGTGGGTCTCGACGTGCGCCTGGGCATTGCAGAATACCTGCACGAGACCCTGGGCGACCGCTTCGCTCCGCCGCAGATCCTGCGCGACCTGGTCGAGGCGGGCCACCTGGGCCGCAAGACCGGCAAGGGCTTCTACGACTGGAGCTAA
- a CDS encoding enoyl-CoA hydratase/isomerase family protein: MGENLDTAGFQTLKVSESVDRLLVQLDRPEVRNAIDQLMVDELHAVCAYLERTPKIMVLSGTPADPETGAKGVFASGADIAQLRERRRDDALAGINSGIFDRIAKLPMPVIAALDGFALGGGAELAYAADFRIGTPELRMGNPETGLGIMAAAGATWRLKELVGEPVAKEILLAGKVLKGEEALRVGLITELVEGKDLLAAASALADRIGNQDPLAVRITKSVFHTPREAHPVIDTLAQGMLFESQAKFDRMQAFLDRKKK; this comes from the coding sequence GTGGGGGAGAACCTGGACACCGCGGGCTTCCAGACCCTGAAGGTCTCCGAGTCCGTGGACCGGCTGCTGGTGCAGCTGGACCGCCCCGAGGTCAGGAACGCCATCGACCAGTTGATGGTCGACGAGCTGCATGCGGTGTGCGCCTACCTTGAGCGCACTCCGAAGATCATGGTGCTTTCCGGCACCCCGGCCGATCCGGAAACCGGCGCCAAGGGAGTCTTCGCCTCCGGCGCCGACATCGCCCAGCTGCGCGAGCGCCGCCGCGACGATGCCTTGGCCGGCATCAACTCGGGCATCTTTGACCGCATCGCCAAGCTGCCGATGCCGGTTATCGCGGCCCTCGATGGCTTCGCCCTGGGCGGCGGCGCCGAGCTGGCCTACGCCGCGGACTTCCGCATCGGCACCCCGGAGCTGCGCATGGGCAACCCGGAAACCGGCCTCGGCATCATGGCGGCCGCAGGTGCCACCTGGCGCCTGAAGGAACTCGTGGGCGAGCCCGTCGCCAAGGAGATCCTGCTCGCGGGCAAGGTGCTCAAGGGCGAGGAGGCCCTGCGCGTCGGGCTCATCACCGAGCTGGTCGAGGGCAAGGACCTGCTCGCCGCCGCCTCGGCGTTGGCCGACCGTATCGGGAACCAGGACCCCCTGGCCGTGCGGATCACCAAGTCCGTGTTCCACACCCCGCGTGAGGCGCACCCGGTCATCGACACCCTCGCGCAGGGAATGCTCTTTGAATCCCAGGCAAAATTCGACCGCATGCAGGCCTTCTTAGACAGGAAGAAAAAGTAA
- a CDS encoding thiolase family protein, whose protein sequence is MTEAFLVGGARTPVGRYGGALSSVRPDDLAALTIRAAVERAGIDPADVDEVIFGNANGAGEENRNVARMGWLLAGFEDTVPGITVNRLCASGMSAITMASHMIKAGAADIVVAGGVESMSRAPWVMEKPDKAFGKPGASYDTSIGWRFPNPEFLSGELSREGKATFSMPETAEEVARVFGTSREDCDAFAVRSHERAIAAIEAGRFKDEIVPVVVKTRKGETIVDTDEGPRPGTTFEVLSALRPVVKGGTVVTAGNASTLNDGASAIIVASEAAIKKYGLVPRARIIDGASAGLAPEIMGVGPVPATRKVMERSGRKIEDLAAVELNEAFASQSLASMRELGIDPEIVNNDGGAIALGHPLGSSGARIVITLLGRLEREAKNGSKLGLATMCVGVGQGSALLIEGV, encoded by the coding sequence ATGACCGAGGCTTTCTTGGTGGGCGGAGCCCGCACACCGGTTGGACGATACGGCGGAGCGTTGAGCAGTGTCCGACCCGATGACCTGGCGGCGCTCACCATTCGGGCCGCCGTCGAGCGCGCCGGAATCGATCCGGCCGACGTCGACGAGGTGATCTTCGGAAACGCCAACGGCGCCGGCGAGGAAAACCGCAACGTCGCCCGCATGGGCTGGCTGCTGGCGGGCTTCGAGGACACCGTCCCGGGCATCACCGTCAACCGACTCTGCGCCTCCGGCATGAGCGCCATCACCATGGCCAGCCACATGATCAAGGCGGGTGCCGCCGACATCGTCGTCGCCGGCGGCGTCGAGTCCATGAGCCGCGCCCCGTGGGTCATGGAAAAGCCGGACAAGGCCTTCGGCAAGCCAGGGGCCAGCTACGACACCTCGATCGGCTGGCGCTTCCCGAACCCCGAGTTCCTCTCCGGCGAGCTTTCCCGCGAGGGCAAGGCCACCTTCTCCATGCCGGAAACGGCCGAGGAAGTCGCCCGCGTCTTCGGCACCAGCCGCGAGGACTGCGATGCCTTCGCCGTGCGCTCCCACGAGCGTGCCATCGCCGCCATCGAGGCCGGCCGTTTCAAGGACGAAATCGTCCCGGTTGTCGTCAAGACCCGCAAGGGCGAAACCATCGTCGACACCGACGAGGGCCCGCGCCCCGGCACGACCTTCGAGGTGCTATCCGCGCTGCGCCCCGTGGTCAAGGGCGGCACCGTGGTCACCGCCGGAAACGCCTCGACCCTCAACGACGGCGCCTCGGCGATCATCGTTGCCTCCGAGGCAGCCATCAAGAAGTACGGACTGGTTCCGCGCGCCCGCATCATCGACGGCGCCTCCGCCGGCCTGGCCCCGGAAATCATGGGCGTGGGTCCGGTTCCGGCAACACGCAAGGTCATGGAGCGCTCCGGCCGCAAGATCGAGGACCTGGCCGCCGTCGAACTGAACGAGGCCTTCGCCTCCCAGTCGCTGGCGTCCATGCGCGAACTGGGCATCGACCCGGAGATCGTGAACAACGACGGCGGAGCCATCGCGCTCGGCCACCCGCTTGGCTCCTCCGGCGCCCGCATTGTCATCACCCTGCTGGGCCGCCTGGAACGCGAGGCGAAGAACGGTTCCAAGCTGGGCCTCGCGACCATGTGCGTCGGCGTGGGCCAGGGTTCCGCCCTGCTCATCGAGGGCGTCTAG